The following coding sequences are from one Leptolyngbya sp. NIES-3755 window:
- a CDS encoding MATE efflux family protein (similar to AA sequence:cyanobase_aa:Synpcc7942_1699) yields MVMEKSARSSVGTEVREFAKLAVPLAGAQVAQAAVGFVDTLMMGHLGAESLAAGGLAASVFQLVLNTTSGIVMAVSPLVAEAYGAGRKTQVEQIARQGLWLSILIGIPMMAVISHLNSVMLHLGQAERTVMMADGYLDYILWGFFPAIGFAMLRGYVSALSQARPVMMIVVLGTIVNIIGNYVLGYGKYGFPRMELAGLGLASGLSFWVMFVALFLYTCKNRTLAEYPFWREFHRLRPQILWQLVVVGISIAVTIAVEYGLFTAVTFFMGALGTETLAAHQTVYQTIFLLFMVPLGMSYAATVRVGQWLGQHDRTGTRRAGYVSVAAVAGFMALTAIGLLLFRQQIIGIYLDLNDPEAIRVISLAIPMLMIGALAQFLDGIQRVAMGALYGLQDARAPMILSIVSFWGIGLTSGYVLGFQMGFGGIGLWVGQSIGVAVAGIIFLWRFHHQTSPKKFAQLKPSTTPSHHHH; encoded by the coding sequence ATGGTCATGGAGAAATCAGCTCGATCGAGCGTTGGTACGGAAGTCCGGGAGTTTGCCAAACTTGCAGTCCCGCTTGCGGGCGCTCAAGTTGCCCAAGCCGCTGTTGGGTTTGTTGATACGCTGATGATGGGACATCTAGGCGCAGAAAGTCTCGCGGCTGGTGGATTAGCAGCTTCTGTGTTTCAGCTTGTCCTCAATACCACCAGTGGGATTGTCATGGCTGTGAGTCCATTAGTGGCTGAGGCGTATGGCGCAGGAAGAAAAACACAAGTCGAACAAATTGCTCGACAGGGATTGTGGCTCTCTATCCTGATCGGTATTCCAATGATGGCGGTGATTAGTCATCTAAATTCGGTCATGCTCCATTTAGGGCAGGCTGAACGAACGGTCATGATGGCGGATGGTTATCTCGACTATATTCTGTGGGGCTTCTTCCCCGCGATCGGGTTTGCGATGCTGCGCGGCTATGTCTCTGCACTCTCACAAGCTCGACCCGTGATGATGATTGTGGTGCTTGGAACGATCGTGAACATCATCGGGAACTACGTTCTGGGTTATGGAAAATATGGGTTTCCGCGTATGGAGTTGGCAGGGTTAGGACTCGCTAGTGGACTAAGCTTCTGGGTGATGTTTGTCGCTTTGTTCCTTTACACCTGCAAAAATCGAACTTTGGCAGAGTATCCATTTTGGCGCGAGTTTCATCGACTCAGACCACAAATTCTCTGGCAGCTTGTTGTCGTTGGCATCTCGATCGCTGTTACGATCGCAGTCGAGTATGGATTATTCACAGCGGTCACGTTCTTTATGGGTGCATTAGGGACTGAAACGCTGGCGGCTCATCAAACGGTCTATCAAACTATTTTCCTGCTGTTTATGGTGCCGCTGGGAATGTCTTATGCGGCGACGGTGCGGGTGGGACAATGGCTAGGACAGCACGATCGCACTGGAACCAGACGGGCTGGATATGTCAGTGTCGCGGCTGTTGCTGGATTTATGGCGCTGACAGCGATCGGCTTGCTGCTATTCCGCCAGCAGATTATTGGGATTTACTTAGACCTGAATGATCCAGAAGCAATCCGTGTGATCAGCCTTGCGATTCCGATGCTCATGATTGGCGCACTGGCTCAATTTTTGGATGGGATTCAACGAGTGGCGATGGGTGCCTTGTATGGGCTACAAGATGCCCGCGCTCCGATGATTTTGAGCATTGTTAGCTTCTGGGGAATTGGGTTAACCAGTGGCTATGTTCTAGGATTCCAGATGGGATTCGGCGGGATTGGATTGTGGGTTGGACAATCGATCGGTGTAGCAGTTGCAGGTATCATTTTCCTCTGGCGGTTTCATCATCAGACTTCACCGAAAAAGTTTGCTCAATTAAAGCCAAGCACCACACCCTCCCATCATCACCATTAG
- a CDS encoding Na/H+ antiporter (similar to AA sequence:cyanobase_aa:LBDG_31060) has translation MIHTLMSFSSSPLVATAMEEGHSLVSVAVLFSLISIYLIAKLGGEVCIRMKLPPVLGELIGGVIVGVSVLHLLVFPNSESMSASSPMLNLLAAIANLSPDALTSVFQIQSEVIANLAELGVIILLFEIGLESDLKELMQVGSQATLVAIVGVIVPFMLGTVGLITLFGISTIPAVFAGAALTATSIGITAKVLSELGQLQSKEGQIIVGAAVIDDILGIIVLAVVTGLAKTGEVELVNVIYLIVSAAVFLIGAICLGRFLSPFFISIVSRMQTRGQLLISALIIAFMLANIASLIQLEAILGAFAAGLILAETDKGEELLLQVKPVADVLVPIFFVVIGARTDLSILNPFVPENREGLTIASFLLIVAILGKVMTGFSVWGQPEINRWAIGVGMIPRGEVGLVFAAFGSASGILPQSLNAAIIVMVICTTFLAPPLLRAVAQSKPVSQSVEQLKSD, from the coding sequence ATGATTCATACCTTGATGTCTTTTTCTAGTTCGCCACTGGTTGCTACTGCAATGGAAGAAGGGCATTCGTTAGTCAGTGTGGCGGTACTATTCAGTTTGATCAGCATCTATTTGATTGCCAAGCTGGGTGGAGAAGTTTGCATTCGGATGAAGCTTCCGCCTGTTCTGGGTGAATTAATTGGTGGCGTGATTGTTGGAGTCTCTGTACTGCATTTGTTAGTGTTTCCAAATAGTGAAAGCATGAGTGCAAGTTCACCGATGCTCAATTTATTGGCAGCGATCGCGAATCTCAGTCCAGATGCGCTGACCTCTGTGTTTCAGATTCAGAGCGAAGTTATTGCAAATTTGGCTGAACTCGGCGTAATTATTCTGCTGTTTGAAATCGGGTTGGAGTCGGATCTGAAGGAGTTAATGCAGGTAGGTTCGCAGGCAACTCTCGTCGCGATCGTGGGTGTGATTGTTCCCTTCATGCTTGGAACCGTCGGGTTGATCACTCTCTTTGGAATCTCAACGATTCCTGCTGTTTTTGCGGGTGCTGCTCTGACCGCGACGAGTATTGGCATCACAGCGAAAGTTTTGTCAGAACTGGGACAACTTCAGTCTAAAGAAGGGCAAATCATTGTGGGTGCAGCAGTCATCGACGATATTTTAGGCATCATTGTGCTTGCAGTCGTCACGGGTCTTGCAAAAACCGGAGAAGTTGAACTGGTAAATGTCATTTATCTGATTGTGAGTGCGGCTGTTTTTCTCATCGGTGCAATCTGCTTAGGACGCTTCCTCAGTCCCTTCTTTATCTCGATCGTCAGCCGAATGCAAACACGCGGACAACTGCTAATTTCTGCATTGATCATTGCTTTTATGCTGGCAAATATTGCCTCCCTGATTCAGCTAGAAGCGATTTTAGGCGCATTTGCGGCTGGTTTAATTCTGGCAGAAACTGATAAAGGTGAGGAATTATTGCTTCAGGTGAAACCCGTTGCAGATGTGCTGGTTCCCATTTTCTTTGTTGTCATTGGGGCACGAACCGATCTGAGTATTCTTAATCCGTTTGTACCGGAAAATCGAGAGGGATTGACGATCGCTTCGTTTTTGCTGATTGTGGCAATTCTAGGAAAAGTGATGACAGGATTCAGTGTATGGGGTCAGCCCGAAATCAATCGATGGGCGATTGGGGTTGGTATGATTCCGCGTGGTGAAGTTGGGCTAGTCTTCGCGGCTTTTGGTTCAGCCAGTGGAATCTTGCCTCAATCACTGAACGCCGCAATCATCGTGATGGTGATTTGTACAACATTTTTGGCTCCCCCATTGTTAAGAGCTGTCGCCCAGTCGAAACCAGTATCTCAATCCGTAGAGCAACTTAAATCTGATTGA